The nucleotide sequence CGGTCGCCGTATTGCCCTGGGCGTCGGTCACCGTGAGGTTGCCGTTTTGCATGCTGAAGGTGAGCGGCTCGCCTTCCACGGTTTTCATTTCCAGCATCGCCTGGTCGCCGTTGGCGGCGATCATGTGCATCAGCGACGTCGAATCATAGTCACCGCTGATCACGTGGTACGTGAGTATTTTTTGCAGCTGGGCCTTGTTGGCAGGTTTGAGCAGGGTCGCAACAGTGCCGTCGGGCAAGGCGTCGAAGGCTGAGTTGGTGGGCGCGAATACGGTGAACGGGCCCGGCCCCGACAGCGTGCCGGCCAGGCCGGCGGCCTTGACCGCGGCAACGAGGGTGGTCAGAGTCGCAGCCTGTGATGCGTTTTGTACGATGGTCTTCGATGCATACATCGGCGCGCCGCCCACCATGGGCGCCTGGTTTTGCATGCCACTGGCCGTTGCAACGCCCGCACCGAAGGCGAAGATGCTGCAACCGAGCAGGGTGGAAACAACCGCAGTGCCGATTCTTCTGGCTATTGTGTTCATCAATCGCTCTCCTGAGCATACGGCGGCCAAACAGCCGCTCAGATGTTAGATCGACACACGCAACTGTTTCGGATGCGACCGGCCGTGAAATCGTTGCGCCGATGCGGCAGTAGACGGGTCGAGGTCGTCGCTAAAAAGATGAAATAACCGCGCCATACGATGTGCATCGGATGCAGGCCTTGGGTTGCCGCGCTTTTTTGCGTGGGCGGGCCTCGCGGTGTCGTGTGACGGTGGCGACTGCAAGCCGCAACTATTTCGTTCGCCCGCTCGCGAATTGGCATACACTCAACACGAGCTGCAGGCGGTGGCGCCCACGATTGCGAGTTGCGCATCCGACGGCCACGGGCCGCGTTCGAGAAGACGGCCCGGCGGGCCTTGGAGGCGCCGGGTGCACCCGGGCAGCATCG is from Salinisphaera sp. LB1 and encodes:
- a CDS encoding fasciclin domain-containing protein produces the protein MNTIARRIGTAVVSTLLGCSIFAFGAGVATASGMQNQAPMVGGAPMYASKTIVQNASQAATLTTLVAAVKAAGLAGTLSGPGPFTVFAPTNSAFDALPDGTVATLLKPANKAQLQKILTYHVISGDYDSTSLMHMIAANGDQAMLEMKTVEGEPLTFSMQNGNLTVTDAQGNTATVTQADVTQSNGVVHVINKVLMP